Genomic window (Gadus macrocephalus chromosome 13, ASM3116895v1):
GTCTATGGCCCAGTCTTGAAGGGTATGAGTTCCCCTGTTTATGGAGCGGTCCTGACACTTCTCTCTCGTCAGTCCTTGTGAATGGGGAATTCAGGGGAGTGACGGCAAGTTAGACAAAAGTGCTTTTCCGGCAGTATTGCCCGGGATGGGTTATGCCACGCGAGGGGCCGTCCTAGGCCTACTCAACGGAGAGGAAGGAGCCGTGCCGAATGGAACGCGgtcacaaagagagagagacggcaggATCATTTACTCACAATCAGGGAGAGTCTGGGTTAGTCTGATGCATCGAATGCAAGCAGGAGCTGCAGGCATAGGAGGAGGAACGTGTGACTGCACAATGTGATAGTGTTCATGCGacagcgtgagtgtgtgcgcgcgtgtgtgggggtgggggggatgaggAATTATTCAGCAGGGATTTCCTCCCGCATGGAGACTTGGTGACATCATCGTTGCACAGGCGCACCCGAGGTGGCTTATCTGGAAAATCACAAGAAGCCAGACGTGAGGTTGCATCCATGCGACCGTAGACAGTCACACAATCAGAAGAGGATTTTAATAAGGGGTGACCTGACTCAGCTGGTGGTCTTCTGTGGAGAAACATCTGCATTTCCTTTCTGTCCCCATAGAAATATAAAAGGGTCGATAGAGGGGAGCTTTGTCAAGGCACCGGTCTGTGGCCTCAGCTGGATGGAGAACCTAATTTGCACTCACAAAGAAGCCAATTTCCTCCCGTAAAAGGTTGTGAAGTGGCTCTTTATTGAAACAACGATTGCACCCCTGTTCTATTTCGGACGTGAGATGAAGCCTCGCCTGCGGTCCTGCTGGTCTGTCATTCAGTTGTTATCCGGTGGGTTTGGTCCACCGTTTGCCACTCTCTGTTCCCCTGccatcaccctctcactccccaaCTTTAAATAACCATTAAACCAGGCCAGGGTAAAAGAGGAACTTGTAAATTGGAGCAGATATTTTTCCTCCCTTCGCATCGGCTACGGGTGTCAGAGACGGGAGCGACTGCGTCGGGGGTGCAGTGGCCCCGGCGGATCCCATTGGCAGCCGCGGAACTGCCAGCGCAGTGTGGCTAACAGGTGTCACCTGGAAACCAGAGCCCTGTGTAGGGGAACAGACTGACCCAGCTGCAGGCTCTGCTCTATAGGGGAGCAGCACGGCCCTGACTAGTGTTCAGCCAACATAAAGCCCCCAACCTCAGAGCAGTCGGACTGGGTCGGATTACCTTGAGCCGGGTTAGATGAGCTATGGAAAGGTGTTGTGCTGAATTATGGATGGTCTTTGTCCATGCTTAACCTAAGAGCACCGGAGACAGCGGGGATCATGTTTACACTCATCACCACATTCAAATATTTAGGAGCAGAGCAGAGGAAGCATAAAAACAGGTGTTCATCACGCAGACACAAACGATGATGGGTCCATCACACGGGGTTCTGGTGTAGCTCTTTGCAAGAGATGATTACATTTGGCTCTGCATTATAGGTCTAATTACGTATTGGGGATTTAGTTTGCTTTACCTCTGCTGTATGATCACTGTAACACCGCCATCTGGACGCCTCTTCACCGGACGCCCCAGATCTCCAAAAGAACGTCATTGGTCTGGCCCCCCAGGGACGGGTGCTTTTGCGTTATCCGAGAATAATAGGTTTTAGGGTTCAGAACCCACCAGGCAGCGTGCAGGCGTACAGTAATCAAAGTTGTTCACACAAATGTGTGCGGTGCTGTCAACTCATGAGCCCCCAGGGAAATCAGATGTGAGAATGGAATGGGAATACGGTGTTTCACACACGAACCCCAGCTGTTCTGCTCGGCGGGCAACCTCAAGACAATTACCAAAATAAACCAGAATAAATGTCTGTTGTTCTGCCCCTGTAACATGTTTACGTGGCTCCAGGTACGGCGGCGTTTTGTCTTGCCCTTATGACCTTTCCAAGTCTAGACTAATTTTGAAAATGAGCTGCACGgtggtataataataataatgggttgaatatatatagcgcttttctagacactcaaagacgcttttacagggaagggggaacctcactaaccaccaccagtgtgtagcacccactggggtgatgcacggcagccaatctgcgccagaacgctcaccacacgcCAGGTATGTGGGTAATCACATGTCATGTGTTTTCTCTTTTCTTGTGTTGTTCCAAATTAAGAAGCTTATCAAAGCTTACTTCCCTAATGAGCAGACATCTGTTAATGCATAATCACTTGTAATACAGTATTCCCAGAATAGTCCAtgatatacccccccccccagaggccaGTCATTAAGTTAATTAAATGATACGGCTGTGTGAGCCCGCCATGTTCTTGAAGCCAAATCAATAACGGTGAAGCTTACCGCATCATGTTTGTTAATAAGGGATATTTCCCCTCCATCCCCGACGCAGTCTACCGACAAAGTCTTCCCTTTGTTAAAGGTGTTATACAATTTATGAGAATAATGCCAACTACTGGCAATGAAGAGGAATTACACCAACACAGGGAAAGCTCATGTCATCATCATGCTATTTACCCTTCTGGGAGCTAATCCAGAAAGTAGGATTTCTATGTTTGCCGTATCATTCCAAATTCGCGGGAATCTTCTCAGTTCCCAGAAACAACGGTTGAACCCTTGATTTGGCTGCAAATCAGTATTGCTACAAAGATTACGTAACTATTAATTGCCTTATGCTTAATTTTGATATAGGCTACTGTATATTTAGTGCACTGAAGCTATGCATGTTACATATTTAATACAGGCTACTTATGTTCTATGGACTTAATAGAACTGGATGGATTAGTTTCTGCATTCACGTGCATTATTTACAATGTTAACGCCGTTTGCAGCTCCTTTCCTCTCTTACTCATGTATTACTAAAACATATCCAGTAAATGCTCCCAAGAATATATAGCTTTCAAAGTGCCTCTAGTCACCGTCACCAtatatcaccatgacaacctcTGGAATATCACTTGCGTGGATTCTCTGACGCAATCATTGTGGCATCCATAATCGATCATGTTttcagtttgtgaatgatgtctTTGAGCGCCTACCACAAAGGTCCACTTTAGACACTCAACCCATCAGAGTCGAAGTAAACTTTGTCTGCAAAATGACAATATGTCATTCCTGAGCCTGAGCCTGAAAATACCATTGCTTGCTGAAACTAGCTCCTCACACACTCATGTAAAGCTAAATACATCAGTAGCTCTGAGTCATAGTTACGATTCTGCTATCCATGAACAGCTGATGAAGAGAATATGAAACAGCTACCAGAAGATGTATTGTCGCTTTGCTCTTGCTATTTAGGATTTGATTGGTGATGGTTGGAGTACAGACTGCATCCTGCTTACTTTCAAAACCCAAATGGGTTTATTATTGATTACAATATTATTCCTCTTCTGCTACAATTCTCTTCTAAAATTGACTTTTAGAGGAGAATGTGTAGGTGATTGATTAATGAATACTGTTAGATGAGTATAAGATATATTTGAGCTGAAAATAGTTCTTAATGCCATGTTGTTTTTAAAGTACACCTAAGATCAAGATTTTGATGGGGTTGAAAGAGTAAGGGCTAGGGCTGTCACGGTTGAGGAATTTTCACCGCGGTGAAAACAGGGGGCGCAATATCGCGGTATGCGATATTATTGCAAAATTTTTTAAAATGCAGTTTAAGCGAGATAATGCACATTTAAATTCAAAACACACCCGTAACCGGAGCTTTGTTGGAAGCGCGATGTATGCGCAGGCACCGTTTGGGCATAACAATATGGCGGCTGCCGTTCAATGTAgttttcatcaccaccaccggattatgtttcatttatttcattacaGCACGTCCCCTAAACGTTAAAACATAATCGACACGAATGAGCACAGCATCAAGCAGTGGAAACGTGGGTTTATTTACTATGAAGttcgtatttttaattgttgaaatgaaatcagCGGTGACGAGCTAGTTGTTTTGGTAGCGGCTAAATTAGCATGTCGCGATACTTTGTACAGGGGATCACGTCTGCGCCGAGTAGATGCGCAGAGGGTTGAAACAGCGCTTGTCCGGTCTGCTCACAAGAAGGTTTCTTTGGCCAGTTACTGTGACTAAACACGAGTTGTTTAATTTTCACAATGTATCGTTTTTCATGGGGAAAATGAGATGCGTCCCCGGGACGCATGGATAGTGAGTTTAGTGCGTCCTTTCAGATTTTAATGCGTCAGCGACGCAGGACGCGTACCTAGCAACATCACTAACTAAATGAATGAACGTTAATGGATGGGTATCATGGCAACGCACGTTTCATTCTAGAATTCCACGGTCAGTTTCATGAACGCGCAACCCGCACCAGGTCATATGCGGTGACCGCGATGGCCCATTATCTACCGCGGTGTGCTCTAAATATCGCGATATTTCATTTTTGCGATTATTGCGACAGCCCTAGTAAGGGCCCTATTtgaacggtctgaaacgcaagtgagaagcgccaagcgcaaatagctttgtgggcggttctatggcgatgttgctattttaccggtgcATTAATAACTCTTACGCCCAGGGCCGGATTAACAATTTTCTGTGCCTTGGGCAACAAGGctcaaggccccccccccccccccgccgccgccaaacAATCGTAAAGTCGCTATCATCAGAACTTGGTGGCTTGATGAGTACTTATTGACTGTTTCAATTGTCTTGACAGCAAACAGCTAGGTAGGCCTTAACTTAAAACCATAGAACattttaaaaatgcaaaaatgtgaAATTATCACCAGCCATGAAGCAGgcaatttgtgtgtttttagtaaaaataaaccattgGCTACACTTTCATGTAATTTCAAAGTCAAGATCATGTTTATTGTATCACAATTCAACATTTGATGTTGATTACTTCACTACTATATatccttattattttatttaaacaaatggaccttacaacacacacacacacacacacacacacacacacacacacacacacacacacacacacacacacacacacacacacacacacacacacacacacacacacacacacacccactcactctctccctctcacaaacaCCTCCCCAAACCCTCTCGTAATCTGTCCTTGTCCCCGTATAATTCTTTATGTTTTGGTATATGTTACATGTCTGTCGCACGTATATGGGTTTTGTCGTGTTATGTGGTGTCTGTAGATGTATgtttgcatttaaaaaaaaaaaaagggccccTTTGATGTCACGGGCCCTGGGCAAGTGCCCAGTTGCCCTAATGGTTAATCCGGCCTTGCTtacgcccggcgcaaatctaaaaagtgttggtctgaagtagcctaattacccgttggtgtggtttgggcgtaacgtccaacaaaccaatgacagtgccatctcccatcccctttaagagccatgagcgcatttcaATCTaatgagttgatattttgacagtcTCCGATGCGACTGATGCATGACCAcctgaatttcaaacttcaaatggctcagtttatggccaaataatatggcctaattcacacatggaataacgttttcttccacaacttcagaaatactaataaatttcggcaaagtgAACAcgcatatgatatgcggtaactgtggttctatttaatgatacacgcaatacattaacaaacatcgtttcttaccagtattgtatgcattatcgttatcgacttgtgttcctaatatgcatgtgtcccccactccccccgttaatatacgttgccatggactgtattatgcgttacatgtttagtttgcgtgcgtttaaacagatggacgcacacacggcACCGGCTTTCATTAATTctttaacacatacacacacgtgcgcccACATTCATTCactctttttaacactcactcgcggtaaaacaatgttttctcacaatcaaatactcatcaatcctaaaagttatggacTGGTActcgatgtctgtgtcaagaaaatatgtgtttgctgtatggtgtttgcagatgcattgatttaaaagtacaacttattacctctgtatcagctgttctttcccaaataatttaccaagaatgtgtggctaggtagatgagagaagcaaagtgtttgtttctgaaactgcaaaatagcaccagggaacgtttgcaccACAACACggctcctcctttcgccgagccgcccATTGGgccgcaagatcattccctactTAACAGGcgtgtggcggtggagggaaaagaacgctctgcgccagtggcaaactagcaacgacacattgTAGAAAgtagtgtagaaagtaaattgcgccggatgcaagatagggcccaaaaTGTCACTGATATTGCTACGCTCTTCAAAAAAGAAATTGGTGAGAGAAAATGGAGCCCTATAGAAAAGAGGTCCCTGTACTCTCCATGGATATTGGTATTGATCATTCTTCTTTAGCCACACACCTCTCACAAGCATCATAAAGCTGAGTGCACTCTCTAGTGCAGGCTAAGCATTTTGTGAGTGGAGAACCTGCACCTAGCTAGAAGTGTACTAAAACAAAGCCAATAGTTTATGTTGTTTCCGTGGTTGGATGCAAAGAATGGCAAATCTACGTAGAAGAGTAATCTACCCCCATTCTTTGTAAACCAATGGGTGATGCTATTTATTTTTGTCCATACAAGTCAAACTTCTAGTTAGATGCATGCCAAACTAGACACCAACTACACTCAAGTCAAGACAAACATCTCTAACTGACAATAATCAAACGATGAGAAATACAATCTTTTAAACAATAGAAGGATGCTTTATACATACCCAAGAGGAAACATATATTAACTTGAGCTGCTAGCAATGTTAGCCCTAGCAGTTATAATGCAGTAACTGGTTGCTTTGGACACATGTATACCATTAATGGCCTAAAAATAATCAGGTTCCAGTCATTGTATTGTTCTATGGCAGGTTTATTGTAGTtgtaacgcaattattttattacaacatTATTATGGTTGAGCTTGAAGGTCCCACTCTGTGCGCTAGCCATTAAATTCTACAAAGCATGCATGTTATTACCCATTGATCTATTCTAATTGTACATGAATCCACTTTGTGTTTTTAAGGTGACTATCTTAGAAATGGTAGGCAAATACAGGCGCAAAATCTACTCCTACTTCTATTCTACACTAAACTATGGAGTTCTAATAATACACTCAACCACGTCCATGTATCAAACCATCTCCCCAGTGTTATGCAGAGTTCATGTTTTTCTGACAGTATTTTTAGTAGTTTTTTCGCCACAGGCCTTCATTCCAGGAAGCTAGTTTGGTACGGCTTCACAAAAATTGAAGATGACATTGTGGTTTTTTAAGTCTCTGGACAGAGAGCTTCACATCTGACTGCAGCGATCGCTCTGCCCTCCTCTCACCCATCTCATTTGCATCGTCTCCCCGTTAAGAACAACGATTCCCTCTTCTGTCTGCTTCCTGCTGCCGGCCTTGTTAACATCTCTAATGCACCTCAGACACCGGTGATGGAGAAGCCATTGGCAATAACAAAAGGAAGCCCAGCAtcaacaaacacactaacaaaaCCAACCAACCTAATGCTGAACCTTCCGCCAATAACTCAGTCTTTCGGATTCAGATGTCGTCGGTGCGGAGGGGCGGCTGAGGAGTACAggggggtacgggggggggggggggggggggggggtatatgtgGGGGTTTGTCTTCAGTATCAACGGCTCTCTTCTCTCCAGTTCATAAAAAGCTAAACAAGCCGCTGATTGGAATCATAGAGGCATATACGAGGAGGAGCACACATTACCGGTCCACTCTGAGTCCACATAGAGAGCACCGCTGCTTGGCAGACCAATCAGGAGCTGGGCCGGCGTCCccaggcctctgattggctgcttgaTGTCTGTTTGGCGGCGCCGTAGAGGATTCATTACGCCACACGGAGGCAGACAGAGCTGGAGGTTTTTGCACGTGTGCAGGTGCACGTGTGGGAGAGGAAGGGTGTGGGAGAGGTATCCGAGGTTGCATGGCGTGCCATCATCCTTTCTTTGGTCTGACCAAGGCTGTAAATTGCCCCAGAATCCAGCGTTGGAAGGAGAGGGCTTGTGTGTTAACGTCTGTGTACGCTTTGTGCTTTTGCCCATATCTAGTCTCTGTATTGAGAATGAGCCACTAGATCTCTTTTgacgcatgcacgtgtgtgaaGCATCCATTATGCCCTCCGTATCCGGGGGAGACAATGGTGATGTAGTCCCTCTCCATCACCTATTAAACGGACGCGACGAGGGGCGTAATCCTGTCACGCGGCCTGGTGAATCATACCTCAAGACGTGGCGCTGTGGTGTTTCCAatcgcacgcacacatgaaggGCAAACGGTTAATGTCCTCGTTTTATGACCAGTTCAATGTCACCAAGAATGACCTTGGCTGTAGCTATGGACACAGAATCACCTCCATCCCCTTTGAGGTTTGTTTCTCCCTGCCCTTTTGCAGCTTTGAATCATAAATTATTTTCAGGTTAACTCTTAGCATGCTGTTAGCCTTTAGCATGGTGCTAACCTTTGTGGCAGAGCGTTAGCCTTTAGCATCATGGTATCCCGTCTGTCGTTCCAAAACAGAGCCATGGTCCCAGTCAGCACCGTCTATGGCTCGGTCGGCAGGGCTGTTTACGTCTtcacttcaccccccccccggcgaGCCTGCTGCACGTAGCCGCTGACGAGCCCGCGGCGTGTGGCGCGCGGCCCGCGGCCCGGCTGTTATCAATAACACACCGGCCCATGACCTTGAGAAGGGGCGCCTCTGGTTTTATATGAACTGAGTGTCTGTTCATAAGAGCGCCTTCAAATAAACGTGGCCTTGATGAATACGAGGTAGCCGGGGGTATTAACTCTTCATGGAATAACATTGGGGATTTCCTCTCAACACTGAAGTAGGGAGATATAAATATTATCAACAGTGGTTCCTAAACATGTTCCAAGTGGGGGATAAAAATAGACCATGGCGTAATGACTACTGGCCTGAAATGTAGATTTGATTAATCTCCATGTGAGCAGATTTGGTGCACTGTGCAACGTTCTCGTAGAAAACACACAGTATGTTAGGGAGTATATTGTCTAGAATGACCTCATAGGAATCGACTATTAAGTTCCTACCCAGAGTACACTTCCTCACGGATAATATAGTTCCCCTGGGAAGTCTACATGTCAGAGAAACCACACCTTttgcaggcagacacacaccacagacactcttcacgcacacacgtataaaTATAGACCCAAAAACACTCCATTCTCTTACCTAACTCCTCCCTGCGGGCTGAATGTGTATGCCAGACCTGCCATGATGGgtcgagggagagggagcgaggcagtgagggagcgaggcagagagagaggggtgcatagagggaggcagagagcgagagagagagagagactctcagTCGCAGGAGCCCGTGAGTCTGGGCTTGTTATATTTGATTACCGCTGGTTTCGAAGCGTATCCCACGATGGAGATAAATGCATTGACCTCTTGTCAGTGACTACGGTGCCAGAGGTAGAAGGCGTGCGCATGTGTACAACGAGGTGTCCACTATATTATAAAGGTCAAATACGTACAGGTTGTTCTATTGATCTGCTGAGAGGGAGATACATCTCCATTGAGACTTGATAGGGCCATAGTTGAGAATATAAAACCTTCTCTACTGTTTCAAATGTAGAAGAACCGCGGGAAGACTGAGCAGCACATGAACCCAAAGGCTGTTTGAATATCAGACCATTTTCCATCGTGGAGAATACAAAGCGCTTGTTTATTCTTGCTTGTTATTCTCTCATGCAGTGTGTTGTTCCCACACTGTAAAAGATGGGGGTGGAGAAAAGCCAGATACAGATTTAGaacggagagaggaggaggagaagcagggggGCTGGAAGGGGTTCCCTGTCCTTCAGAGCGACAAAAACAAATTGAACGGCGCACTGTGTGGATCAGTTTACTCACGCTGGAAGCACAGAATCACCGCCCTCCCACAGACGAACAGCTCTTTATAATGTAGAATGTACCGCCACACGATTTGTTAGTAATGCCGGGGAGTTAAGTCATTGAAACGTTGGACTTCCCGCTTAAAGGTCCTTGGTTCCATacccccaatgtccacagcctaAAGTCCTCGAGTGTCCTGTGGAGACGCACACCCTAACGCCCCCGTCAGCACCTTAACGACAAACATCTCAACAACTCCCTGAGAGACCCCTTCACAaacccagcaccacccacagTACAGAGCGGggctagggtgagggttagggtgagggttagggtttgatTCCCTGAGAGACCCCTTCACAaacccagcaccacccacagTACAGAGCGGGGCTAGGgtgagggctagggttagggttagggtttgactCCCTGAGGGACACCTTCACAAACCCAGCACCACCCCACAGTAAAGAGCAGAGACTCACCATTGGGCAGCTTCTGGCGGTTGTCCATCAGCCAGGCGAACAGGTTGGCAAAGTTACAGTTGCACACCCATGGGTTCCCCTCCAGCCGGACCAGCCGCAGCGAGGGCAGCTGGCTCAGCGCGCCCACGTGCAGCGTGGACAGGGCGTTgcgctccagctccagctcccggAGGGACGTCAGGCCCAGGAAGGCGTCCTCGTTGACCGCGCTCAGGTAGGGGTTGTTCCCCAGGCGCAGCTTGATCAGGGAGCGGGACTCGCCGAAGGTGCCCTTGGGGATCTCCGTCAGGTTGTTGCTGCCCAGGTCGAGGAACACCAGGCGGGACGAGGTGCTCAGGGTGCCCACCTCGATGTGCGACAGCGTGTTGTTCCGCATGTCCAGGTACACCAGGTCGGAGTACAGCACCAGGAAGTCCGCGGGGATGCGCGGGATCCAGTTGTCggacagcagcagccgccgcacgTCCAGCGGGATGCCTTCGGGGAGGCGGGTGAGACCCCGGGCGCTGCAGTCCACCGTGTGGGGGTCCGGGCACAGGCAGGTGGCAGGGCAGTTCTCCCCCCGGCTGGGCGGCGCGagggtcaggaggagggccagggtgAGCTGGAGCCAGCAGACACATGGCGACATGGTCATAGGGCggactgaggagggagaggcagaggctGGGGTAAGGAGCgctctgggggagggagggggaggagagcgggggagggagggagggagggagggaggggagcgagggagggcgTGAGCCCAGATGAATAAAGGAGGACGAGGGTCAAAGGGCAGGGGtctaggagaggggaggggagggggggagcgagaggggaaggaggagaggcatCAGTCCTCACAGAGGAGCGTCATGCCGACGGAAGGAGACGACGGACGGCGCTCAGGCCGCGGGCGGCGAGCGGACGCAGGCAGGCGGCGCCGGTTCCTGGCGGGTCATGAAGCGAGCGCCAGcccggaggagagagagaccagctgggAGGTTTTAACGGCGGGAGAGGACAGCTGGCCAGAGAGAGGAGTCAGAGCTTCagcagaggaggtgatggaaaaACAAACTCAGGACACCGGAGAAAGAcacggagagggagggcgagagggggaggggtcgaggagtcagaggggggaggggcggggggattCCGTTGGTTCGTCACCCTAACCCCAGTCAGTCAGTCGCTGTGGCGGCCGGGGGCGGACGGCAGCGGGGCCGGCGGGGTCAGCGACGCGAGAGGAGACGCGCGGAGGAGGTCACGGGAGCGCGACGCACAGAGACCAGAGGCACCACAtccccacgccgccgccgccgccgcttctGGGGGTCCGCCGCTGCGTGGGGAAGCCTGGCGAGCTGAGCACGGAGCCAGGAGCCCAGCAGGCATCGCTGTGGCGCGCACCGAGAGCCTCCTACCTACACACGCCGCGCCACCGCACACGCTCGCTCTGCCTCCACGCTCCGCCGCCTCGTTCTGCGAGGGCTCCGCCTCTCACTCCGTCTCTGCCGCTCTCTGCctctcgctcccgctctctcccgctctctctcgctgcaaAGCGCTGCTGTAGGAGCGGAGTGCGGAGCACTACTGCGCGGTGCAGCGGGGTCTCAGAGCTCCGTTGCCATGGTGAGGCTGCCCGATGTCCAGCGAGGGGAGCCACATGCGTGTGGACGGGCTGCTGGTGCCGGGCTGCAGCGACGCGGCTCCTCTAACCGCTCTCAACGTGCGGACAGACTGAGCCGGGGTTCATCTGATGCCTTACACTCCCACCAggaccccctctccctccctccctccctccctctctctcccactctctctctacctccctccctctctctctctctccctacctccctcccgctctctctctctctctctctctctctctctctctctctctctctctctctctctctctctctccccccctcctccccccctctcctcgttGCCTCAGCCACGTTGTCAACATGTGATGTCACTTCCCCCCATGACTGACGATGATAATATAGTGGATTTAAAAAGCATTCAAAATGGAAAGCATTCCAGGTCTTCTATTTTACTGAAGGACCATTCCTTTTCACCGCCGATTGATTCATATTAAAATGGATAGAATTAGAAATGACTCATAAAATTCTATTTTATGGATGAATATTTCTCTATTCTTTTGGTTTCTATTAAAGTAGCCCtatcatgcatgtgtttgtgtttcacctTTCGCCTCGTCATGCCCAGAACACAATGCCGTGACATTCAGCCTCGGTCTGCGTTACATCACATGTTTTACATCCCTGTCTCGCTGGGAGAGAGGATTACACAACCTGCCGGTGGCACGTGTTCATTAGATATTTCAGAAACACATCTGTGACCTTTTTAGAACGAACTTGATCTACTATTCGTAATTCCTGCATGTATTCTGCAATTCCTTCATTGATGACtgcattttatatatttttaatttatataaataatgtttttttatgaaatATTCCTGTATGTATGTTGGTCGTCTTTTGCTTTGGTTGTTGGTTTGTTGTTATTTGTGTCACAGAGCAGAGATGGTGTGTGGGGGCTGACAGCGATCCCCTTCCAATGCAGTCCACCTGATCACAGAATGGTTtacaccacccctccctcctcatgtGTCCGGA
Coding sequences:
- the lrrc38b gene encoding leucine-rich repeat-containing protein 38; protein product: MTMSPCVCWLQLTLALLLTLAPPSRGENCPATCLCPDPHTVDCSARGLTRLPEGIPLDVRRLLLSDNWIPRIPADFLVLYSDLVYLDMRNNTLSHIEVGTLSTSSRLVFLDLGSNNLTEIPKGTFGESRSLIKLRLGNNPYLSAVNEDAFLGLTSLRELELERNALSTLHVGALSQLPSLRLVRLEGNPWVCNCNFANLFAWLMDNRQKLPNGVEGMECSLPMDGRRVSLTQLSNDSFRECQVTLTLTDLLIIIFSGISVSVVAIMTSFFLASTVHCFQRWSKGSKGDEEESEE